In Pseudomonas sp. Leaf58, one DNA window encodes the following:
- the gspE gene encoding type II secretion system ATPase GspE, with protein sequence MNPSLPFGFARRYGILLDQQATAPVLLMRANASLDSLSEALRIVGHGWPLRLVDSEQFAEHLAACYGGAQDAAQSVIQGLDEHIELSRLAEGLPQTSDLLEQQDDAPIIRLLNALLSEAVRSRASDIHLETFEQQLRVRMRIDGVMREVLTPPRALAALLVSRIKVMARLDIAEKRVPQDGRISLRLAGHEVDVRVSTLPAAHGERVVLRLLDKQAVRLDVQHMHMQPSVQQAFLAMLDKPHGIFLVTGPTGSGKTTTLYTALSVLNRESRNILTVEDPIEYHLPGIGQTQVNTKVEMTFARGLRAILRQDPDVVMVGEIRDRETAEIAVQASLTGHLVLSTLHTNSALGAITRLADMGVDTCLLASSLAGVMAQRLVRVLCPHCKAAYEVDDATASALGNPGDLPAQLYKAVGCELCQLGYSGRMALHEMVVITPPLAQAIHSRASQAQMLELARQSATNLFQHGVLRVCLGQTSVEELLRVTGQG encoded by the coding sequence ATGAACCCTTCGCTACCGTTCGGTTTTGCCCGGCGTTACGGCATTCTGCTCGACCAGCAGGCCACTGCACCTGTATTGCTGATGCGCGCCAACGCCTCTCTGGATTCACTCTCCGAGGCGCTACGTATCGTTGGGCATGGCTGGCCGCTGCGCCTGGTAGATAGCGAGCAGTTTGCCGAGCATCTTGCCGCTTGCTATGGCGGCGCCCAGGATGCAGCGCAGTCGGTTATTCAAGGGCTGGACGAGCACATCGAGCTGTCCCGCCTGGCCGAGGGGTTGCCGCAAACCAGTGACCTGCTCGAGCAACAGGATGATGCGCCGATCATCCGTTTGCTCAATGCCTTGCTCAGCGAGGCGGTGAGGTCGCGTGCTTCCGATATCCACCTGGAAACTTTCGAGCAACAGTTGCGTGTTCGCATGCGTATCGATGGGGTCATGCGTGAGGTGCTGACGCCGCCCAGAGCGCTCGCGGCGTTGCTAGTATCGCGAATAAAGGTCATGGCGCGCTTGGACATTGCCGAGAAACGTGTGCCGCAGGATGGCCGGATCAGCCTGCGGCTGGCCGGCCATGAGGTGGATGTGCGTGTTTCCACATTGCCTGCGGCGCACGGCGAGCGTGTGGTACTGCGCTTGCTGGACAAGCAGGCGGTACGCCTGGATGTGCAGCACATGCACATGCAGCCATCGGTGCAGCAGGCCTTTCTGGCCATGCTGGACAAACCCCATGGCATTTTCCTGGTGACCGGCCCGACCGGTTCAGGCAAGACCACGACCCTGTACACGGCCCTTTCGGTGCTAAACCGGGAGTCGCGCAACATCCTCACCGTTGAAGACCCGATCGAATACCACTTGCCCGGCATCGGCCAAACCCAAGTCAACACCAAGGTCGAGATGACCTTTGCTCGCGGGCTGCGGGCGATCCTGCGCCAGGACCCGGACGTGGTGATGGTGGGTGAGATCCGTGATCGAGAAACTGCTGAAATCGCCGTGCAGGCATCGCTGACCGGCCACTTGGTGCTATCCACCCTGCACACCAACAGTGCGCTAGGTGCCATCACCCGCTTGGCCGACATGGGGGTGGATACCTGCCTGCTGGCCTCGTCCCTGGCCGGCGTCATGGCCCAGCGGCTGGTGCGTGTGCTGTGCCCGCATTGCAAGGCCGCGTATGAGGTGGATGATGCCACGGCCAGTGCCCTGGGCAACCCTGGCGACCTGCCGGCGCAGTTATACAAGGCCGTTGGCTGCGAGCTGTGCCAGCTGGGCTACAGCGGGCGTATGGCCTTGCATGAAATGGTCGTGATCACCCCGCCGTTGGCGCAGGCCATCCATAGCCGCGCATCACAGGCGCAGATGCTTGAATTGGCGCGCCAGAGCGCGACAAACCTGTTTCAGCATGGCGTTCTGCGAGTTTGCCTTGGGCAGACCAGTGTCGAGGAACTGCTACGCGTGACGGGCCAGGGCTAA